A region from the Rosa rugosa chromosome 6, drRosRugo1.1, whole genome shotgun sequence genome encodes:
- the LOC133714527 gene encoding protein ENHANCED DISEASE RESISTANCE 4-like isoform X2 — translation MGDSGGKVRLVRCPKCENLLPELADYSVYQCGGCGAVLRDVKSSEGSLVSDQRVLEKEDAEICRKPTKAATDNWAVDNGLDMSMKKDVPGNAARNAMGRGHGDLSSESGSTSLSRRSAWMAAWQAEENSAKEGFRRNPRIDVEGMRSSTSNYPEEGPSNYQLGSSHRIGEALRKSNDQDGATRVLSLEQDRAELLRKLDELRDQLSRSCDMADKSKEKAPLDGRMVPPDPYGGSDTSYPGASSGPSRPSMQYFGPDKHLSGHPHFNQYPEHFPYTNGHETAMPSFTPSMHNSNSFSGYGDPYGPQMLSGAPHPFPRQYQQPSHPYFSGQYAENHPDPYELHPHNGMLHQPSCPCYYCYEKHRRSSAPVPPTAFQNKSFPDFPSNPILAHPENPGLIGPNDHYRHRTAVPPPFQVPQPHTRWPSDLNSYTGSFAHSRPPRTELASVGRRCRPFSGGAPFVTCNNCFEILQLPKKVLLMEKSQQKIRCGACSTVVDFAVSNRKIVLSHHAEMKQNHSEVNNGLNEVVRDGSSHSHGHVSRIYAHFSSEDYDNSGYDFQSIDREPALPFPEPSSTASKPHEMQSFHSSSPSTSEDDCNPPEVPIASRDVTNSVQQPIKATFSPPPPGSPLQDHFDYSGNNVVNRLGKGNRSSRSDQEKVKPNKITSRQNSLKETSLATEMEVSFNEYSNTGVSQDSWDASKEEDPPKVNKGGDSFIANFIKKSFRDLSKSNQTNEHGRSSVSINGHPIPDRVVKKAEKIAGTVHPGQYWYDFRAGFWGIMGGPGQGIIPPFIEEFNYPMPENCAGGNTGIFVNGRELHERDLDLLASRGLPTARDRSYIIEISGRVLDEDTGEELDSLGKLAPTVQKVKRGFGMKPPKVPT, via the exons ATGGGGGATTCTGGTGGAAAAGTGAGGTTGGTTCGGTGCCCAAAGTGTGAGAATCTTCTTCCTGAGCTAGCTGATTACTCTGTGTATCAGTGTGGTGGTTGTGGTGCTGTTCTCAGAG ATGTTAAGTCAAGTGAAGGCTCTTTGGTTTCTGATCAAAGGGTTTTAGAGAAGGAAGATGCTGAGATATGTAGGAAGCCAACCAAAGCTGCGACTGATAACTGGGCTGTAGATAATGGCCTTGATATGAGCATGAAAAAAGATGTACCGGGGAATGCAGCAAGAAATGCAATGGGAAGAGGACATGGAGATTTGAGTTCTGAATCTGGTTCCACGAGCTTAAGCCGAAGATCAGCATGGATGGCAGCTTGGCAAGCTGAGGAGAATAGTGCAAAAGAGGGGTTTCGAAGAAATCCAAGAATTGATGTGGAAGGTATGAGGTCATCAACTTCCAATTATCCTGAAGAGGGTCCATCAAATTACCAGTTGGGTTCTTCTCACAGGATTGGGGAAGCGTTGAGGAAATCTAATGACCAAGATGGGGCAACAAGAGTTCTGTCCCTTGAACAAGACCGAGCTGAGCTGCTGAGGAAGCTGGATGAGTTGAGGGATCAACTTAGTCGGTCTTGTGATATGGCTGATAAGTCGAAAGAGAAGGCTCCTCTTGATGGGAGAATGGTTCCTCCAGATCCTTATGGTGGTTCTGACACTTCATATCCAGGTGCTTCTTCAGGACCAAGTAGACCTTCTATGCAGTACTTTGGACCTGATAAACATCTTTCAGGACACCCTCATTTTAATCAATATCCTGAGCATTTTCCCTACACCAATGGCCATGAAACTGCTATGCCTAGCTTCACTCCTTCCATGCATAACTCAAACAGTTTTTCGGGTTATGGGGATCCTTACGGACCCCAAATGCTCAGTGGAGCTCCACATCCATTTCCTAGGCAATACCAACAGCCATCTCATCCATACTTTTCTGGACAGTATGCTGAAAATCATCCTGATCCATATGAGCTACATCCACATAATGGAATGCTTCACCAACCTTCTTGCCCTTGTTACTATTGCTATGAAAAACACAGGCGGTCATCAGCACCAGTTCCACCCACTGCTTTTCAAAATAAAAGCTTCCCTGACTTCCCAAGCAATCCCATATTGGCCCATCCTGAAAACCCTGGGTTGATTGGTCCTAATGATCACTACAGACATAGGACTGCAGTTCCCCCGCCCTTTCAAGTTCCACAGCCCCATACAAGATGGCCAAGTGACCTCAACTCCTACACGGGCAGTTTTGCTCATTCCCGTCCTCCAAGGACGGAGCTGGCCAGTGTTGGTCGGCGATGTCGTCCATTTTCTGGTGGTGCTCCATTTGTCACATGCAACAATTGCTTTGAAATTCTGCAGCTGCCCAAAAAAGTATTGCTTATGGAAAAGAGTCAACAGAAAATACGATGTGGCGCTTGTTCTACTGTAGTTGATTTTGCAGTTTCTAATAGGAAAATTGTTCTTTCTCATCATGCTGAAATGAAACAAAATCATTCAGAAGTCAATAATGGATTGAACGAGGTGGTTAGAGACGGTTCTTCACATTCTCATGGTCATGTTTCCCGGATCTATGCTCATTTCTCTTCTGAAGATTATGATAATTCTGGTTATGATTTTCAGTCTATAGATAGAGAACCTGCTTTACCATTTCCAGAACCTAGTTCAACAGCAAGCAAGCCTCATGAGATGCAAAGCTTTCATTCTTCGTCTCCCAGTACCTCTGAGGATGACTGCAACCCACCAGAAGTTCCAATTGCTTCAAGAGATGTCACAAATTCTGTTCAGCAGCCTATTAAAGCCACTTTTTCGCCACCACCTCCTGGTTCACCTCTGCAGGATCATTTTGATTACTCAGGTAATAATGTGGTAAACCGCCTTGGGAAGGGAAACCGAAGTAGTCGCTCAGATCAAGAGAAGGTGAAGCCAAATAAGATTACATCGAGACAAAATTCCTTAAAAGAGACATCATTGGCTACTGAAATGGAGGTATCATTCAATGAGTACTCTAATACTGGGGTTTCCCAAGATTCGTGGGATGCTAGCAAAGAGGAGGATCCGCCTAAAGTCAACAAAGGGGGTGATTCATTCATTGCAAACTTTATTAAGAAGAGCTTTAGAGATCTTTCCAAGTCGAATCAGACAAACGAGCATGGTAGGAGCAGTGTTTCAATTAATGGGCACCCCATACCAGACCGTGTGGTGAAGAAGGCTGAAAAGATTGCTGGAACAGTCCATCCTGGACAATATTG GTATGATTTCCGAGCAGGATTCTGGGGTATCATGGGTGGGCCTGGTCAGGGCATAATTCCT CCATTTATTGAAGAGTTCAATTACCCGATGCCTGAGAACTGTGCTGGTGGAAATACTGGTATTTTTGTAAATGGAAGAGAGCTTCATGAaagggatttggatttgttggCCAGTAGAGGACTTCCCACTGCCAGAGATAGATCTTACATCATTGAGATCTCAGGGAGAGTCCTAGATGAGGACACTGGTGAAGAACTTGATAGCCTTGGCAAGCTTGCCCCAAC GGTTCAGAAGGTGAAACGAGGATTTGGCATGAAGCCTCCAAAAGTACCTACATGA
- the LOC133714527 gene encoding protein ENHANCED DISEASE RESISTANCE 4-like isoform X1: MGDSGGKVRLVRCPKCENLLPELADYSVYQCGGCGAVLRAKKKRQDGDTLSEKSDEETVGGVFAKLAGSDDKGLLVLSDVSDTDVKSSEGSLVSDQRVLEKEDAEICRKPTKAATDNWAVDNGLDMSMKKDVPGNAARNAMGRGHGDLSSESGSTSLSRRSAWMAAWQAEENSAKEGFRRNPRIDVEGMRSSTSNYPEEGPSNYQLGSSHRIGEALRKSNDQDGATRVLSLEQDRAELLRKLDELRDQLSRSCDMADKSKEKAPLDGRMVPPDPYGGSDTSYPGASSGPSRPSMQYFGPDKHLSGHPHFNQYPEHFPYTNGHETAMPSFTPSMHNSNSFSGYGDPYGPQMLSGAPHPFPRQYQQPSHPYFSGQYAENHPDPYELHPHNGMLHQPSCPCYYCYEKHRRSSAPVPPTAFQNKSFPDFPSNPILAHPENPGLIGPNDHYRHRTAVPPPFQVPQPHTRWPSDLNSYTGSFAHSRPPRTELASVGRRCRPFSGGAPFVTCNNCFEILQLPKKVLLMEKSQQKIRCGACSTVVDFAVSNRKIVLSHHAEMKQNHSEVNNGLNEVVRDGSSHSHGHVSRIYAHFSSEDYDNSGYDFQSIDREPALPFPEPSSTASKPHEMQSFHSSSPSTSEDDCNPPEVPIASRDVTNSVQQPIKATFSPPPPGSPLQDHFDYSGNNVVNRLGKGNRSSRSDQEKVKPNKITSRQNSLKETSLATEMEVSFNEYSNTGVSQDSWDASKEEDPPKVNKGGDSFIANFIKKSFRDLSKSNQTNEHGRSSVSINGHPIPDRVVKKAEKIAGTVHPGQYWYDFRAGFWGIMGGPGQGIIPPFIEEFNYPMPENCAGGNTGIFVNGRELHERDLDLLASRGLPTARDRSYIIEISGRVLDEDTGEELDSLGKLAPTVQKVKRGFGMKPPKVPT; this comes from the exons ATGGGGGATTCTGGTGGAAAAGTGAGGTTGGTTCGGTGCCCAAAGTGTGAGAATCTTCTTCCTGAGCTAGCTGATTACTCTGTGTATCAGTGTGGTGGTTGTGGTGCTGTTCTCAGAG caaaaaagaaaaggcaaGATGGGGATACTTTGTCAGAGAAGTCGGATGAAGAAACGGTGGGAGGAGTTTTTGCTAAATTGGCTGGTTCAGATGATAAAGGATTATTAGTTTTAAGTGATGTTTCTGATACAGATGTTAAGTCAAGTGAAGGCTCTTTGGTTTCTGATCAAAGGGTTTTAGAGAAGGAAGATGCTGAGATATGTAGGAAGCCAACCAAAGCTGCGACTGATAACTGGGCTGTAGATAATGGCCTTGATATGAGCATGAAAAAAGATGTACCGGGGAATGCAGCAAGAAATGCAATGGGAAGAGGACATGGAGATTTGAGTTCTGAATCTGGTTCCACGAGCTTAAGCCGAAGATCAGCATGGATGGCAGCTTGGCAAGCTGAGGAGAATAGTGCAAAAGAGGGGTTTCGAAGAAATCCAAGAATTGATGTGGAAGGTATGAGGTCATCAACTTCCAATTATCCTGAAGAGGGTCCATCAAATTACCAGTTGGGTTCTTCTCACAGGATTGGGGAAGCGTTGAGGAAATCTAATGACCAAGATGGGGCAACAAGAGTTCTGTCCCTTGAACAAGACCGAGCTGAGCTGCTGAGGAAGCTGGATGAGTTGAGGGATCAACTTAGTCGGTCTTGTGATATGGCTGATAAGTCGAAAGAGAAGGCTCCTCTTGATGGGAGAATGGTTCCTCCAGATCCTTATGGTGGTTCTGACACTTCATATCCAGGTGCTTCTTCAGGACCAAGTAGACCTTCTATGCAGTACTTTGGACCTGATAAACATCTTTCAGGACACCCTCATTTTAATCAATATCCTGAGCATTTTCCCTACACCAATGGCCATGAAACTGCTATGCCTAGCTTCACTCCTTCCATGCATAACTCAAACAGTTTTTCGGGTTATGGGGATCCTTACGGACCCCAAATGCTCAGTGGAGCTCCACATCCATTTCCTAGGCAATACCAACAGCCATCTCATCCATACTTTTCTGGACAGTATGCTGAAAATCATCCTGATCCATATGAGCTACATCCACATAATGGAATGCTTCACCAACCTTCTTGCCCTTGTTACTATTGCTATGAAAAACACAGGCGGTCATCAGCACCAGTTCCACCCACTGCTTTTCAAAATAAAAGCTTCCCTGACTTCCCAAGCAATCCCATATTGGCCCATCCTGAAAACCCTGGGTTGATTGGTCCTAATGATCACTACAGACATAGGACTGCAGTTCCCCCGCCCTTTCAAGTTCCACAGCCCCATACAAGATGGCCAAGTGACCTCAACTCCTACACGGGCAGTTTTGCTCATTCCCGTCCTCCAAGGACGGAGCTGGCCAGTGTTGGTCGGCGATGTCGTCCATTTTCTGGTGGTGCTCCATTTGTCACATGCAACAATTGCTTTGAAATTCTGCAGCTGCCCAAAAAAGTATTGCTTATGGAAAAGAGTCAACAGAAAATACGATGTGGCGCTTGTTCTACTGTAGTTGATTTTGCAGTTTCTAATAGGAAAATTGTTCTTTCTCATCATGCTGAAATGAAACAAAATCATTCAGAAGTCAATAATGGATTGAACGAGGTGGTTAGAGACGGTTCTTCACATTCTCATGGTCATGTTTCCCGGATCTATGCTCATTTCTCTTCTGAAGATTATGATAATTCTGGTTATGATTTTCAGTCTATAGATAGAGAACCTGCTTTACCATTTCCAGAACCTAGTTCAACAGCAAGCAAGCCTCATGAGATGCAAAGCTTTCATTCTTCGTCTCCCAGTACCTCTGAGGATGACTGCAACCCACCAGAAGTTCCAATTGCTTCAAGAGATGTCACAAATTCTGTTCAGCAGCCTATTAAAGCCACTTTTTCGCCACCACCTCCTGGTTCACCTCTGCAGGATCATTTTGATTACTCAGGTAATAATGTGGTAAACCGCCTTGGGAAGGGAAACCGAAGTAGTCGCTCAGATCAAGAGAAGGTGAAGCCAAATAAGATTACATCGAGACAAAATTCCTTAAAAGAGACATCATTGGCTACTGAAATGGAGGTATCATTCAATGAGTACTCTAATACTGGGGTTTCCCAAGATTCGTGGGATGCTAGCAAAGAGGAGGATCCGCCTAAAGTCAACAAAGGGGGTGATTCATTCATTGCAAACTTTATTAAGAAGAGCTTTAGAGATCTTTCCAAGTCGAATCAGACAAACGAGCATGGTAGGAGCAGTGTTTCAATTAATGGGCACCCCATACCAGACCGTGTGGTGAAGAAGGCTGAAAAGATTGCTGGAACAGTCCATCCTGGACAATATTG GTATGATTTCCGAGCAGGATTCTGGGGTATCATGGGTGGGCCTGGTCAGGGCATAATTCCT CCATTTATTGAAGAGTTCAATTACCCGATGCCTGAGAACTGTGCTGGTGGAAATACTGGTATTTTTGTAAATGGAAGAGAGCTTCATGAaagggatttggatttgttggCCAGTAGAGGACTTCCCACTGCCAGAGATAGATCTTACATCATTGAGATCTCAGGGAGAGTCCTAGATGAGGACACTGGTGAAGAACTTGATAGCCTTGGCAAGCTTGCCCCAAC GGTTCAGAAGGTGAAACGAGGATTTGGCATGAAGCCTCCAAAAGTACCTACATGA